A region from the Candidatus Thermoplasmatota archaeon genome encodes:
- a CDS encoding UPF0147 family protein, translating to MSQDDKIMQVCDGLNMLNEDNSIPRNIRRGAEEIKNILLKKTDPLDVRVATATQRLDELANDPNIPLHGRTLIWNIMSRLEGIA from the coding sequence ATGTCACAGGATGATAAAATCATGCAGGTATGCGACGGCCTAAATATGCTTAACGAGGATAACTCAATACCAAGAAACATAAGAAGAGGAGCCGAGGAAATAAAAAACATACTACTAAAAAAAACAGATCCACTAGATGTCAGGGTTGCAACAGCTACACAGAGGCTAGATGAGCTGGCAAACGACCCGAACATACCACTCCATGGCAGAACCCTGATATGGAACATAATGAGCCGTTTAGAAGGCATAGCCTAA